A single window of Terriglobia bacterium DNA harbors:
- the gcvP gene encoding aminomethyl-transferring glycine dehydrogenase produces MASKNPTNKKTLSARGILDDTGSFVHRHIGPSEQDCQSMLEVLGFPTLDALIDKTVPAPIRIQAPLRLEEARSEHVALSGLRELASMNKLFRSYIGMGYYDCITPPVIQRNIFENPGWYTQYTPYQPEISQGRLEALLNFQTMVADLTGLPVANASLLDEATAAAEAMNMCYALSKEERNCFFISDQCHPQIIEVVRTRADAKGIEVLVGDHETFDFAHPVCGALVQYPATDGSICDYSAFIERAHRAGALVAVAADLLSLTLLKAPGEFGADVAVGTSQRFGVPLGYGGPHAAYMSTRDEYKRYMPGRIVGVSKDPHGNEALRLALQTREQHIRREKATSNICTAQVLLAVMASMYAIYHGPCGLRKIAGRIHLLTSVLAKRLAQLGHSVGPELFFDTLRVKLGKGRLAGILDAARAHKINLRIINDTTVGISLDETVTAGDLKDLLIVFGERQGLQEAEIEDLAGTVTASYPAHLARTSSYLTQPVFNRYHSETELLRYTRRLEARDLSLTASMIPLGSCTMKLNGTAEMYPVSWPEFNRIHPFAPLDQTSGYQALFRHLEQALIEITGFAGVSLQPNSGAQGEFTGLLVIRKYLDSRGDGHRNVCLIPHSAHGTNPASAIMAGFKVVVVECDELGNIDVTDLKAKAELHARDLGALMVTYPSTHGVFEEAIKEICAIVHANGGQVYMDGANMNAQVGLCRPGDIGADVCHLNLHKTFSIPHGGGGPGVGPIAVASHLAPLLPRHPVIPVGGEKGIGPVSAAPYGSASILPISWVYIALMGPAGLTEATRYAILNANYIARRLDPYYPLVYKGKHGMIAHECILDLRPLKKSAGIEVDDVAKRLMDYGFHAPTVSFPVAGTMMVEPTESESKEELDRFCEAMIAIRKEIEAIEQGRMDPKDNLLKNAPHTAKALLAEEWTHPYTRLEAAYPAAATRENKFWPAVGRVDNVYGDRHLVCGLAPAKIQSAKK; encoded by the coding sequence ATGGCTTCCAAAAACCCTACTAATAAGAAGACGTTGTCTGCCCGGGGAATCCTGGACGATACCGGCAGCTTTGTTCATCGACACATAGGCCCGAGCGAACAGGATTGTCAGTCCATGCTGGAGGTCCTCGGTTTTCCCACGCTTGATGCTTTGATCGACAAGACCGTCCCGGCGCCGATTCGCATCCAGGCGCCGCTGCGGCTCGAGGAGGCGCGCAGCGAGCATGTAGCCTTGAGCGGGCTGCGCGAGCTGGCCTCCATGAACAAGTTGTTTCGGTCGTACATCGGCATGGGTTATTACGACTGCATCACCCCGCCGGTGATTCAACGCAACATCTTCGAAAACCCCGGGTGGTACACGCAGTATACTCCCTATCAGCCTGAAATTTCCCAAGGGCGGCTTGAAGCGTTGCTTAACTTTCAAACCATGGTTGCGGATCTGACCGGCCTGCCGGTTGCGAATGCGTCCCTGCTCGATGAAGCGACGGCCGCGGCCGAGGCCATGAACATGTGCTACGCCTTGAGCAAGGAAGAACGCAACTGTTTCTTCATCTCGGATCAGTGCCACCCGCAGATCATCGAGGTGGTCAGGACCAGAGCCGACGCGAAAGGGATCGAGGTGCTGGTCGGCGATCATGAGACTTTCGATTTTGCGCATCCGGTCTGCGGCGCACTGGTGCAGTATCCAGCCACTGACGGCTCGATCTGCGATTACTCCGCTTTCATCGAGCGGGCGCACCGGGCCGGAGCCTTGGTTGCGGTGGCCGCCGATCTGCTGAGCCTCACACTCCTGAAGGCTCCGGGGGAATTCGGGGCGGATGTGGCTGTCGGCACCTCCCAGCGTTTCGGCGTGCCCCTCGGCTACGGCGGTCCCCACGCGGCGTACATGTCTACCCGGGATGAATACAAGCGCTACATGCCTGGCCGCATCGTGGGGGTGTCCAAGGATCCGCATGGGAACGAAGCCCTGCGACTGGCGCTGCAGACACGCGAACAGCACATCCGGCGCGAAAAGGCGACGAGCAACATCTGTACAGCCCAGGTGTTACTTGCAGTCATGGCCAGCATGTACGCGATTTACCACGGCCCCTGCGGGCTCCGAAAGATCGCCGGGCGCATCCACCTGCTCACGTCGGTCCTGGCTAAACGCCTTGCACAGCTCGGCCATTCAGTCGGGCCCGAACTTTTCTTCGACACGCTTCGGGTGAAGCTGGGAAAGGGGCGTCTCGCCGGCATTCTTGACGCCGCGCGCGCCCATAAGATCAACCTGCGGATCATCAACGACACCACGGTCGGAATCAGTCTGGATGAGACCGTCACCGCCGGAGACCTCAAGGACCTGCTCATTGTTTTTGGTGAGCGCCAGGGCCTGCAGGAAGCAGAGATTGAAGATCTGGCCGGGACCGTCACAGCTTCTTACCCGGCGCACCTCGCCCGCACGAGCAGCTATCTGACACAGCCGGTGTTCAACCGCTATCACTCCGAAACAGAACTGCTGCGTTATACGCGCCGTCTCGAAGCGAGGGATCTCTCGCTCACCGCCTCGATGATCCCGCTCGGCTCCTGCACCATGAAGCTCAACGGCACCGCAGAAATGTATCCCGTGAGCTGGCCGGAGTTCAACCGGATCCATCCTTTCGCGCCGTTGGATCAGACCTCGGGCTATCAAGCCCTGTTCCGGCACCTGGAGCAGGCGCTGATTGAGATCACAGGCTTCGCGGGCGTTTCGTTGCAACCTAATTCCGGCGCCCAGGGGGAATTCACCGGTCTTCTCGTGATCCGCAAGTACCTCGACAGCCGGGGAGACGGGCATCGCAATGTGTGCCTCATCCCCCATTCCGCTCACGGCACGAATCCCGCCAGCGCGATCATGGCCGGATTCAAAGTGGTTGTGGTCGAATGTGACGAACTGGGCAATATCGATGTGACCGACCTCAAGGCGAAAGCGGAGCTTCATGCGCGCGACCTCGGTGCGTTGATGGTCACCTATCCTTCAACCCACGGCGTGTTCGAAGAAGCGATCAAGGAGATCTGCGCTATTGTGCATGCGAACGGAGGCCAGGTTTATATGGATGGCGCCAACATGAATGCCCAGGTCGGTTTGTGCCGCCCCGGCGATATCGGCGCAGACGTCTGTCACCTGAACCTTCACAAGACCTTCTCCATTCCCCATGGGGGCGGAGGTCCGGGCGTAGGGCCCATCGCGGTCGCATCGCATCTGGCTCCTTTGCTTCCGCGCCATCCTGTGATTCCGGTGGGAGGGGAGAAAGGCATCGGGCCGGTTTCAGCAGCCCCTTACGGCAGCGCGAGCATCCTGCCGATATCGTGGGTCTACATCGCGCTCATGGGGCCCGCCGGACTCACCGAAGCCACCCGATACGCCATCCTGAACGCCAACTACATCGCGAGACGGCTGGACCCGTACTATCCCCTGGTGTACAAGGGCAAACACGGGATGATCGCCCATGAATGCATCCTGGATCTGCGGCCGCTGAAGAAGAGCGCAGGCATCGAAGTGGATGACGTCGCCAAGCGTCTCATGGACTATGGATTCCACGCTCCCACGGTTTCCTTTCCGGTCGCAGGCACCATGATGGTGGAGCCGACAGAAAGCGAATCCAAAGAGGAACTCGATCGGTTCTGCGAGGCGATGATCGCCATCCGTAAAGAGATCGAGGCGATCGAGCAGGGAAGGATGGATCCGAAGGACAACCTGCTGAAAAATGCGCCGCATACTGCCAAAGCGCTCTTGGCTGAGGAGTGGACCCATCCCTATACCCGCCTCGAGGCGGCCTATCCAGCCGCGGCGACCCGCGAGAACAAGTTCTGGCCCGCGGTGGGTCGCGTTGACAATGTCTACGGCGATCGTCACCTGGTCTGCGGTTTGGCGCCAGCGAAGATACAATCTGCGAAGAAATAG
- the gcvH gene encoding glycine cleavage system protein GcvH, whose product MYPEENLYTKDHEWIHVQGDVGIVGITDYAQHELGDVVYVDLPEVGDTFEATEPFGSVESVKAVSEVFSPVSGEVLEVNAKLEDNPELVNESPHQKAWMIKIRISNPEELKEMLSAEEYEEYLQELSGS is encoded by the coding sequence ATGTACCCCGAGGAAAACCTGTATACAAAAGATCACGAGTGGATTCACGTCCAGGGAGATGTGGGAATCGTAGGCATAACCGACTACGCCCAGCATGAATTGGGGGACGTGGTCTACGTGGATCTGCCGGAGGTGGGAGACACTTTTGAGGCTACAGAACCTTTTGGCTCCGTCGAATCGGTCAAGGCGGTCTCCGAGGTGTTCAGTCCCGTCAGCGGCGAGGTTCTCGAGGTCAATGCAAAACTGGAAGACAATCCGGAGCTTGTCAACGAGTCGCCCCATCAAAAGGCCTGGATGATCAAGATCCGAATCTCCAATCCGGAAGAACTCAAAGAGATGCTCAGCGCGGAGGAGTACGAAGAATACCTCCAGGAGTTGTCCGGCAGCTGA